The following are encoded together in the Streptomyces sp. NBC_00341 genome:
- a CDS encoding TetR/AcrR family transcriptional regulator translates to MSPEPTPAGAPADPSGGAARPVRADARRNREKLITVARAAFAAADGAVALENIAREAGFGIGTLYRHFPTREALVEAVYGAELDDVTASAPVVLAEFPPEVALRAWLDRYAAFVATKRGMLDTLHAGWASGRIATPTTRERITAAIGAILAEGVRAGSLRADVDPDDVTMMLLGIFSTAASNTPEQTGRLLDLVVDALRPRSAAGDLPDLKG, encoded by the coding sequence ATTTCGCCCGAACCGACACCCGCTGGCGCTCCCGCCGACCCGTCCGGCGGAGCGGCGCGCCCGGTCCGCGCCGACGCGCGGCGTAACCGGGAGAAGCTGATCACTGTCGCCCGGGCCGCCTTCGCGGCCGCTGACGGCGCTGTCGCGCTCGAGAACATCGCCCGCGAGGCCGGGTTCGGGATCGGCACGCTGTACCGCCACTTCCCGACCCGCGAGGCACTGGTCGAGGCGGTGTACGGCGCGGAACTCGATGACGTCACCGCGAGCGCCCCCGTCGTGCTCGCCGAGTTCCCGCCCGAGGTCGCGCTCCGTGCGTGGCTTGACCGCTACGCGGCGTTCGTCGCGACGAAGCGTGGGATGCTCGACACGCTGCATGCGGGCTGGGCGTCGGGGCGGATCGCGACACCGACCACCCGGGAGCGCATCACCGCCGCGATCGGGGCGATCCTCGCGGAGGGGGTGCGAGCGGGTTCGCTCCGTGCGGATGTCGACCCCGACGACGTCACGATGATGCTTCTCGGCATCTTCTCCACGGCGGCCAGTAACACTCCGGAGCAGACCGGCCGGCTGCTCGACCTCGTCGTCGACGCACTGCGCCCGAGAAGTGCGGCAGGGGACCTCCCCGACCTGAAGGGCTGA
- a CDS encoding epoxide hydrolase family protein, with the protein MPRPTNDVRAFEAHATDADLDDLRARLAAARMPEAETVCGAAPGPRRWEQGVPLADLVEVVNYWRTGYNWRSFEERLDRIGQFRTTIDDLGIHFLHRRSARADATPLLLTHGWPDSIARFIDVVDELADPEDAAAPAFHVVVPSLPGFGYSDRPATTGWGTEKIAAAWVELMGRLGYSRFTAHGGDWGGNITTVLGGRYPAHVLGIHTTFAEAPPGLTTDGLTTTEREWTEESADFWRHRAAYAKQQATRPQTIGYSLVDSPVGLLAWILDKFAEWSDTEDSPFEKISVDRVLDDVTLYWLTRTGASAARIYYESHNSLDPGLRVDVPSALTMYPRDVEKCPRPWAQERYRQIVRWTEPESGGHFPSLEVPGYFVKDLRKGLAAVLAAHR; encoded by the coding sequence ATGCCCCGTCCGACCAACGACGTGCGAGCCTTTGAAGCCCACGCGACAGACGCCGACCTCGACGATCTGCGCGCGAGACTGGCCGCGGCGCGTATGCCGGAGGCCGAGACCGTCTGCGGGGCCGCGCCCGGCCCGCGCCGATGGGAACAGGGTGTTCCGCTCGCCGACCTCGTCGAAGTCGTGAACTACTGGCGCACCGGGTACAACTGGCGGTCGTTCGAGGAGCGCCTTGACCGGATCGGCCAGTTCCGCACGACCATCGATGATCTGGGAATCCATTTCCTGCACCGCCGGTCCGCGCGAGCGGATGCCACTCCTCTGCTCCTGACGCACGGCTGGCCGGACAGCATCGCCCGGTTCATCGATGTGGTGGACGAGCTGGCAGATCCGGAAGACGCGGCCGCGCCGGCGTTCCACGTCGTCGTCCCGTCGCTGCCGGGCTTTGGTTACAGCGACAGGCCGGCCACCACCGGGTGGGGAACCGAGAAGATCGCGGCCGCATGGGTCGAGCTGATGGGAAGGCTCGGCTACAGCAGGTTCACAGCCCACGGCGGCGACTGGGGAGGCAATATCACCACGGTCCTCGGCGGCAGGTACCCGGCGCACGTTCTCGGCATCCACACCACGTTCGCCGAGGCGCCGCCCGGATTGACCACGGACGGACTGACGACGACCGAGCGCGAATGGACCGAGGAATCCGCCGACTTCTGGCGGCACCGCGCGGCATACGCGAAGCAGCAGGCGACCCGGCCGCAGACCATCGGCTACTCGCTCGTCGATTCACCGGTCGGTCTTCTCGCCTGGATTCTCGACAAGTTCGCGGAATGGTCGGATACCGAGGACAGCCCGTTCGAGAAGATTTCCGTCGACCGCGTCCTTGACGACGTCACCCTGTATTGGCTGACGCGGACCGGTGCCTCGGCGGCCCGTATCTATTACGAGAGCCACAACTCGCTGGACCCCGGACTTCGGGTCGACGTCCCGTCAGCACTCACCATGTATCCCCGAGACGTCGAGAAATGCCCGCGCCCCTGGGCGCAGGAACGGTACCGGCAGATCGTCCGATGGACGGAGCCGGAAAGCGGGGGACATTTCCCGTCGCTGGAGGTTCCCGGATATTTCGTCAAGGATCTGCGAAAGGGTCTCGCCGCAGTCCTGGCCGCACATCGCTGA
- a CDS encoding CGNR zinc finger domain-containing protein encodes MQAGFPDFRLGSVLATSFTGTLSERHGNPVERVPTPHRLIDWLSVNGLAADSCTTAQLDLARELRESVHAAATAAATGDALPASAVDVINDRSARGRAAAVLTPEGNRRWQLGPDSRVEDALGVIAADAISIISGERDGRLALCASPTCRAAFFDTSQSRSRKWCDMNTCGNRQKKARFNANRRKSPSSAE; translated from the coding sequence ATGCAAGCTGGCTTCCCTGACTTCCGCCTCGGCAGCGTGCTGGCGACCAGCTTCACGGGGACCCTGTCTGAACGTCACGGCAACCCTGTGGAGCGCGTTCCCACGCCGCACCGCCTCATCGACTGGCTGTCGGTGAACGGTCTCGCCGCGGACTCCTGCACCACCGCCCAGCTCGACCTCGCCCGGGAGCTGAGGGAGTCGGTCCACGCCGCCGCGACAGCGGCGGCGACCGGGGACGCCCTCCCCGCGTCCGCCGTCGACGTCATCAATGACCGCAGCGCTCGGGGCCGGGCCGCGGCCGTCCTGACACCCGAGGGCAACCGGCGGTGGCAGCTCGGCCCGGATTCCCGCGTGGAAGACGCCCTCGGCGTGATCGCCGCCGACGCGATCAGCATCATCTCGGGCGAACGGGACGGAAGACTGGCACTTTGCGCATCGCCCACCTGCCGGGCCGCCTTCTTCGACACCAGCCAGAGCCGCAGCCGCAAATGGTGCGACATGAACACGTGCGGCAACCGTCAGAAGAAAGCACGCTTCAACGCCAACCGGCGCAAGAGCCCCAGTTCGGCGGAGTGA
- a CDS encoding UvrD-helicase domain-containing protein → MQGEQEFVDRLYDRVDALRGVAAQHVQDALTPVGTGLQARHERDVLVAERSGLLAALNSVDGSLCFGRIDLATGAAHHIGRIGIREDDTAHTPLLIDWRAPVARPFYLATGHTTMGLRRRRHITTEGRAVTELHDEILDVGDRERTGFEDPSGDAVLLAAVNSARTGRMGDIVRTIQAEQDRIIRAPHRGVLVVEGGPGTGKTAVALHRAAYLLYEHRELLAKRAVLIVGPNPAFLRYIGEVLPALGETGVLLATQAELFPGVHADGTETRRAAAVKGGAAMAEALALAVRDRQQLPEPGAPMVIRHDDGELVLDWEIAYEARQAARDTRLPHNLARPHFAFRVIDALTSQLTELIGADPHGGPNFLGPDDVAQLGRNVALSKEVHAAVEELWPPLTPEGFLTGYLAEPRYVPDEDAEAIRRAPGEGTWTPADVPLLDEVAELLGVDDSAERAAAEAERQERISYAQGVLELSRGSESYEFEDEESETLAAHDIIDAERMAERQEEADHRSAAERAAADRTWAFGHIIVDEAQELSPMAWRLLMRRSPTRAMTLVGDPAQTSEEAGVGSWEKILEPYVGDRFEHTVLKVNYRTPAEIMELAARVVRAEDPSFEPPGSVRSTGEAPWIRDAGDDLAGAVARAVPELTPGEGRLAVIAPAALHAEIAAPLDGVTAGAEPDLTRPVVLLEPRQAKGLEFDHVLVVEPARYGTSDLYVALTRATQRLGIIHREKLPESLR, encoded by the coding sequence TTGCAGGGGGAGCAGGAATTCGTCGACCGGCTCTACGACCGTGTCGACGCACTGCGCGGAGTCGCCGCCCAGCACGTCCAGGACGCACTGACCCCGGTCGGTACCGGACTGCAGGCACGTCACGAGCGCGACGTGCTCGTCGCCGAACGCTCGGGTCTGCTGGCTGCCCTGAACTCCGTGGACGGGTCGCTGTGTTTCGGCCGCATCGACCTCGCCACCGGCGCGGCCCACCACATCGGGCGTATCGGGATCCGCGAGGACGACACCGCGCACACGCCCCTGCTGATCGACTGGCGCGCCCCGGTGGCCCGCCCCTTCTATCTCGCCACCGGTCACACCACCATGGGGCTGCGTCGGCGCCGGCACATCACCACGGAGGGCCGCGCCGTCACCGAGCTGCACGACGAGATCCTCGACGTCGGGGACCGGGAGCGCACCGGCTTCGAGGATCCGAGCGGCGACGCCGTGCTGCTCGCGGCCGTGAACTCCGCCCGCACCGGCCGCATGGGCGACATCGTGCGGACCATCCAGGCCGAGCAGGACCGCATCATCCGTGCCCCGCACCGCGGTGTCCTCGTCGTCGAGGGCGGCCCCGGCACCGGCAAGACAGCGGTGGCGCTGCACCGCGCGGCCTATCTGCTGTACGAGCACCGCGAGCTGCTCGCCAAGCGCGCCGTCCTGATCGTGGGCCCGAACCCGGCCTTCCTGCGCTACATCGGCGAGGTGCTGCCCGCGCTCGGCGAGACCGGCGTCCTGCTCGCCACCCAGGCCGAGCTCTTCCCCGGGGTCCACGCCGACGGCACAGAGACCCGCCGCGCCGCCGCCGTCAAGGGCGGTGCGGCGATGGCGGAGGCACTCGCCCTCGCCGTCCGCGACCGGCAGCAGCTGCCCGAGCCCGGTGCCCCGATGGTCATCCGGCACGACGACGGCGAGCTCGTCCTGGACTGGGAGATCGCCTACGAGGCCCGGCAGGCGGCCCGCGACACCCGGCTGCCCCACAACCTGGCCCGCCCGCACTTCGCCTTCCGGGTCATCGACGCCCTCACCTCGCAGCTCACCGAACTCATCGGCGCCGACCCGCACGGCGGCCCCAACTTCCTGGGCCCCGACGACGTCGCCCAGCTCGGCAGGAACGTCGCCCTCAGCAAGGAGGTGCACGCCGCGGTCGAGGAGCTGTGGCCGCCCCTCACCCCGGAAGGGTTCCTCACCGGCTATCTGGCCGAGCCCCGGTACGTACCGGACGAGGACGCCGAAGCCATCCGGCGTGCGCCGGGCGAAGGCACCTGGACCCCCGCCGACGTCCCGCTGCTGGACGAGGTGGCGGAACTCCTGGGGGTAGACGACAGCGCCGAGCGGGCCGCCGCCGAGGCCGAGCGCCAGGAGCGGATCTCCTACGCGCAGGGCGTCCTGGAGCTGTCGAGAGGCTCGGAGTCGTACGAGTTCGAGGACGAGGAGTCCGAGACGCTCGCCGCGCACGACATCATCGACGCCGAACGGATGGCGGAGCGGCAGGAGGAGGCCGATCACCGCAGCGCGGCGGAGCGCGCCGCCGCCGACCGGACCTGGGCGTTCGGTCACATCATCGTCGACGAGGCACAGGAGCTGTCGCCCATGGCCTGGCGGCTGCTGATGCGCCGGTCACCGACCCGCGCGATGACGCTGGTCGGCGACCCCGCGCAGACCTCCGAGGAAGCGGGCGTCGGCTCGTGGGAGAAAATCCTGGAGCCGTACGTGGGTGACCGCTTCGAGCACACCGTGCTCAAGGTCAACTACCGTACGCCCGCCGAGATCATGGAGCTGGCCGCCCGGGTGGTACGGGCGGAGGACCCTTCCTTCGAGCCGCCGGGCTCTGTGCGGTCCACCGGCGAGGCGCCGTGGATCCGGGACGCCGGGGACGATCTGGCGGGCGCGGTGGCGCGGGCGGTCCCGGAGCTGACGCCCGGGGAGGGACGCCTCGCGGTGATCGCCCCGGCGGCGCTCCACGCGGAGATCGCGGCCCCGCTCGACGGGGTCACGGCCGGCGCGGAGCCCGATCTGACCCGCCCGGTCGTGCTGCTCGAACCCAGGCAGGCCAAGGGGTTGGAATTCGACCATGTACTGGTCGTGGAGCCCGCCCGGTACGGAACCAGCGATCTGTACGTGGCGCTGACCCGTGCCACGCAGCGCCTGGGCATCATCCACCGGGAGAAGCTGCCCGAGTCGCTGCGCTGA
- a CDS encoding helix-turn-helix domain-containing protein has product MDNVAHEDLTGRARLRRCALELFAERGFEATSTRAVAAAAGLSPALVTRHFGSKQGLRAAVDEEVLGRIGEALAGSGAGAGAGAGAGAGTGTGAGTGTGAGAGTGTGAGTGTGAGAGTGTGAGSGSGDLMASLGDVSAQLFGADPVLRGYLRQVLLEDSEASADLFARLLRGARGELERLAAAGGVRTGSGAQTWAPFQILCLVLGPLLLERVMQPGLDRPMFAPEVLDQRSAANQRLPARSP; this is encoded by the coding sequence ATGGACAACGTGGCTCATGAGGACCTGACGGGACGGGCGCGGCTGCGGCGGTGTGCGCTGGAACTGTTCGCCGAACGGGGCTTCGAGGCCACCTCGACACGGGCGGTCGCGGCCGCGGCCGGGCTGTCGCCCGCGCTCGTCACCCGGCACTTCGGCTCGAAGCAGGGGCTGCGGGCCGCGGTGGACGAGGAGGTGCTGGGCCGGATCGGGGAGGCTCTCGCCGGGTCCGGGGCCGGGGCCGGGGCCGGGGCCGGGGCCGGGGCCGGAACCGGAACCGGGGCCGGAACCGGGACCGGGGCCGGGGCCGGAACCGGAACCGGGGCCGGAACCGGGACCGGGGCCGGGGCCGGAACCGGGACCGGGGCAGGGTCCGGGTCCGGCGATCTGATGGCCTCGCTCGGGGATGTCTCGGCGCAGCTGTTCGGCGCCGATCCGGTGCTGCGGGGGTATCTCCGGCAGGTCCTGCTGGAGGACAGCGAGGCGAGCGCCGACCTCTTCGCCCGCCTGCTGCGGGGCGCACGGGGCGAACTGGAGCGGCTCGCGGCGGCGGGGGGCGTCAGGACGGGCTCCGGCGCGCAGACCTGGGCACCGTTCCAGATCCTCTGCCTCGTACTCGGACCGCTGCTCCTGGAGCGGGTGATGCAGCCGGGCCTCGACCGGCCGATGTTCGCGCCCGAGGTACTGGACCAACGCAGCGCCGCCAACCAGCGGTTGCCGGCACGTTCTCCATGA
- a CDS encoding acyltransferase produces the protein MARSVRRSPATAPGVLPPRRVPGHLALAALTVVLRERARWNTRFSRSLAAGSFAVYVIHLPIVVALQFAVAGHGLPALGAFALVTACAVPISFAAAHVLRRLPGFRRVL, from the coding sequence GTGGCCCGCTCCGTCCGCCGCTCCCCCGCCACCGCCCCGGGCGTCCTTCCACCGCGCCGGGTGCCCGGACACCTCGCGCTCGCGGCCCTCACCGTGGTGCTCAGAGAGAGGGCGCGGTGGAACACCCGGTTCAGCCGGTCCCTGGCGGCCGGCTCCTTCGCGGTGTACGTCATCCACCTACCGATCGTGGTGGCCCTCCAGTTCGCCGTGGCGGGCCATGGACTCCCGGCGCTCGGCGCGTTCGCACTCGTCACGGCCTGCGCGGTGCCGATCAGCTTCGCGGCCGCCCATGTGCTGCGCCGGTTACCGGGGTTCCGCCGGGTTCTGTGA
- a CDS encoding M56 family metallopeptidase: MGVFVCLPLVLPLTALPIARLAEQHLHPRSAARLLATIAVILASCSTVCLGLLAVVGTAQLPGNPLPDGWSDDEVRKAVPHNRFVGKTAIAALMAVAAGCASVVWRHYRFRSRAHRTLAGLSTTAEVAVLPDGVPYAYALPGSPGRIMVSSAMLDCLTEAEQRALLAHERAHLAGRHHRLLLAVQLAGCANPLLRPLRAAITYSTERWADEEAAVTTGDRRLTARTVGKAAIISHRAATETVAAFASAGPVPRRVAALLGPVPPEQGWPPVHTPTGIAAFVAAVGTALSTLSSLNAAFALFVALEAATPL, encoded by the coding sequence ATGGGTGTCTTCGTCTGTCTGCCCCTGGTCCTGCCTCTCACGGCGCTGCCCATCGCGCGCCTGGCCGAGCAGCACCTGCACCCGCGAAGCGCCGCCCGTCTGCTCGCGACCATCGCCGTGATCCTGGCGTCGTGCAGCACTGTCTGCCTCGGTCTGCTGGCGGTGGTCGGCACGGCTCAACTGCCCGGCAATCCGCTCCCTGACGGCTGGTCCGACGACGAGGTCAGGAAGGCCGTTCCGCACAACAGGTTCGTCGGCAAGACGGCGATCGCCGCGCTCATGGCGGTGGCGGCGGGCTGCGCGTCCGTCGTATGGCGCCACTACCGTTTCCGTTCCCGCGCGCACCGCACGCTGGCCGGACTGTCGACGACGGCCGAGGTCGCCGTACTGCCCGACGGTGTGCCGTACGCCTACGCGCTGCCCGGCTCGCCCGGCCGGATCATGGTCTCCTCCGCGATGCTCGACTGCCTGACGGAGGCCGAGCAGCGGGCGCTCCTCGCCCATGAACGGGCCCATCTGGCCGGCCGGCACCACCGGCTTCTGCTGGCCGTTCAGCTGGCCGGCTGCGCGAACCCGCTGCTGCGGCCGCTGCGCGCGGCCATCACGTACAGCACGGAGCGCTGGGCCGACGAGGAGGCGGCCGTCACCACCGGGGACCGGCGGCTCACCGCCCGTACGGTCGGCAAGGCGGCGATCATCTCGCACCGGGCCGCCACCGAGACCGTCGCGGCCTTCGCCTCGGCCGGCCCCGTCCCCCGGCGGGTCGCCGCGCTGCTGGGGCCCGTGCCGCCGGAGCAGGGCTGGCCGCCGGTTCACACCCCGACCGGGATCGCCGCGTTCGTCGCCGCCGTGGGCACGGCCCTGTCGACGCTGTCCTCGTTGAACGCGGCCTTCGCGCTCTTCGTCGCGCTGGAAGCGGCGACGCCGCTGTAG
- a CDS encoding BlaI/MecI/CopY family transcriptional regulator translates to MGGEKDGRPQEPRARRRGQGELETQVLTVLGGASEPVTAAWVQERLDGGLSYSTVITILTRLLDKQAVTRTGSGRPVLWQSTANGAGLTAFRMRRLLDQRDDRDAVLSSFVSALSPDDEELLRSLLGESGSGPAADESES, encoded by the coding sequence GTGGGCGGAGAGAAGGACGGCCGGCCGCAGGAGCCGCGGGCCCGCAGGCGCGGCCAGGGCGAGCTGGAGACCCAGGTACTGACCGTGCTGGGCGGAGCGAGTGAACCCGTCACCGCGGCCTGGGTGCAGGAGCGCCTCGACGGCGGACTGTCGTACAGCACGGTCATCACCATCCTGACCCGGCTGCTCGACAAGCAGGCCGTCACCCGTACGGGTTCGGGGCGTCCCGTGCTGTGGCAGTCGACCGCGAACGGGGCCGGTCTCACCGCGTTCCGCATGCGCCGGCTCCTCGACCAGCGGGACGACCGGGACGCGGTGCTGTCCAGCTTCGTCTCCGCGCTGTCGCCCGACGACGAGGAACTGCTGCGGTCGCTGCTCGGCGAGAGCGGCTCCGGCCCGGCCGCGGACGAGTCGGAGAGTTGA
- a CDS encoding TerD family protein produces the protein MGVSLSKGGNVSLTKEAPGLTAVLVGLGWDVRTTTGTDYDLDASALLCDESGKVPSNEQFIFYNNLKSPDGSVEHTGDNLTGEGEGDDEIVKVDLAGVPAEVAKIVFPVSIHDAEGRGQSFGQVRNAYIRVVNQAGGAEIARYDLSEDASTETAMVFGELYRNGDEWKFRAVGQGYAAGLSGIVADFGVSL, from the coding sequence ATGGGAGTGAGCCTCTCCAAGGGCGGAAACGTCTCGCTGACCAAGGAGGCCCCCGGACTGACCGCGGTCCTCGTCGGTCTCGGCTGGGACGTCCGTACGACCACCGGCACGGACTACGACCTGGACGCCAGCGCCCTGCTGTGCGACGAGTCCGGGAAGGTCCCTTCGAACGAGCAGTTCATCTTCTACAACAACCTGAAGAGCCCCGACGGTTCGGTCGAGCACACCGGCGACAACCTCACCGGCGAGGGCGAGGGCGACGACGAGATCGTCAAGGTCGACCTGGCGGGCGTACCGGCCGAGGTCGCCAAGATCGTGTTCCCCGTCTCGATCCACGACGCGGAGGGACGCGGCCAGAGCTTCGGCCAGGTCCGCAACGCCTACATCCGCGTGGTCAACCAGGCGGGTGGGGCCGAGATCGCCCGCTACGACCTGAGCGAGGACGCCTCCACGGAGACGGCCATGGTCTTCGGCGAGCTGTACCGCAACGGCGACGAGTGGAAGTTCCGCGCCGTCGGACAGGGCTATGCCGCCGGGCTCAGCGGGATCGTCGCCGACTTCGGCGTCAGCCTCTGA
- a CDS encoding TerD family protein, translated as MTVNLTKGQQISLTKTGGGELTVVRMGLGWKSAPRRGFLARLAAREIDLDASAVLFAGTTPQDVVFFQHLTSDDGSVRHNGDNRVGGAGEGGDDESIIVDLQRVPAQVDQIVFTVNSFTGQTFEEVDNAFCRLVDETTGQELARYTLTGGGRHTAQIMAKVQRSGAGWQMTAIGTAAQGRTFQDLMPAVAAHL; from the coding sequence ATGACCGTCAACCTGACCAAGGGCCAGCAGATCAGCCTCACCAAGACGGGCGGCGGTGAACTCACCGTCGTACGCATGGGCCTGGGCTGGAAGTCCGCGCCGCGCAGGGGGTTCCTCGCCCGGCTTGCCGCCCGTGAGATCGACCTCGACGCCTCTGCCGTCCTCTTCGCGGGCACGACGCCCCAGGACGTCGTCTTCTTCCAGCACCTGACCAGCGACGACGGCTCGGTCCGGCACAACGGGGACAACCGGGTCGGCGGCGCGGGCGAGGGCGGCGACGACGAGTCGATCATCGTCGACCTGCAACGCGTCCCGGCCCAGGTCGACCAGATCGTCTTCACCGTGAACTCGTTCACCGGCCAGACCTTCGAGGAGGTCGACAACGCCTTCTGCCGGCTGGTCGACGAGACCACCGGACAGGAACTGGCGCGCTACACGCTGACCGGCGGCGGGCGCCACACCGCGCAGATCATGGCCAAGGTCCAGCGGTCCGGCGCGGGATGGCAGATGACCGCCATCGGCACCGCGGCGCAGGGACGCACCTTCCAGGATCTGATGCCGGCCGTCGCCGCGCACCTGTAG